From Channa argus isolate prfri chromosome 21, Channa argus male v1.0, whole genome shotgun sequence, one genomic window encodes:
- the cpsf6 gene encoding cleavage and polyadenylation specificity factor subunit 6 isoform X2, which translates to MADGVDHIDIYADVEEEFNQEADYPVHEQIDLYDDVISPSANNGDAPEDRDYLDALPAPGGTEGGKSAPPNVVYTYTGKRIALYIGNLTWWTTDEDLTEAIRSVGITDVLEIKFFENRANGQSKGFALVCVGSESSSRKLMELLSKRELHGQNPIVTPCNKQSLSQFEMQSRKSTQSGQMSGEGKAGPPGAGPRGGFPMGGRGRGRFPGPPGPGGDRFPGPVGPGGPPPHFPGAMQGPPRPPPGPPGPPGPPGPPPPGQGLPPPLAGPPNRGDRPPPPVLFPGQFGQPPMGPLPPGPPPPGYGPPPGPPPPQQGPPPPGPFPPRPPGPIGPPMALAPPPHMPGPPPGGPPPAPHVNPAFFPPPGNNSMPPNDSRGPPGPNDPYGRPPPYERGDYGPGGREMEASRTPLSEAEFEEIMNRNRAISSSAISRAVSDASAADYGSAIETLVTAISLIKQSKVSADDRCKVLISSLQDCLHGIESKSYGSASRRERSRERDHSRSREKSRRHKSRSRDRHEDYYRERSRERDRHRERDRDRDREREREREYRHR; encoded by the exons ATGGCGGATGGTGTGGATCATATCGATATTTACGCCGACGTAGAGGAGGAATTTAACCAG GAAGCTGACTACCCAGTTCACGAGCAGATCGACCTTTATGATGATGTGATATCCCCATCGGCCAATAATGGTGATGCTCCAGAAGACCGTGACTACCTGGACGCGCTGCCTGCACCAGGTGGTACAGAGGGAGGGAAGAGTGCCCCGCCCAATGTGGTATATACCTACACAGGGAAAAGGATTGCCCTATACATAGGAAACCTTACGTGG TGGACGACAGATGAGGACCTAACGGAAGCCATCCGATCAGTAGGCATTACAGATGTGCTTGAGATCAAGTTCTTTGAAAACAGAGCCAATGGCCAATCCAAAGG GTTTGCTCTGGTGTGTGTGGGCTCAGAGTCATCATCCAGGAAATTAATGGAGCTGCTTTCAAAAAGGGAGCTCCATGGTCAGAATCCCATTGTCACGCCATGCAACAAGCAGTCCCTCAGCCAGTTTGAGATGCAGTCACGTAAAA GTACACAGTCAGGCCAGATGTCAGGGGAAGGGAAAGCTGGTCCCCCTGGAGCAGGCCCTCGTGGAGGTTTTCCCATGGGAGGTCGAGGCAGAGGCAGGTTCCCTGGTCCACCTGGACCTGGAGGAGACCGCTTCCCTGGGCCTGTTGGGCCTGGAGGGCCCCCACCACATTTCCCTG gtGCGATGCAGGGTCCCCCACGTCCCCCTCCTGGTCCACCTGGACCCCCTGGCCCTCCAGGACCTCCACCTCCTGGACAAGGCCTTCCTCCACCCCTTGCTGGTCCTCCAAATCGTGGTGACagacctcctcctcctgttctcttCCCTGGTCAGTTTGGCCAGCCACCCATGGGACCACTACCTCCTGGCCCCCCTCCTCCAGGTTATGGGCCTCCACCTGGTCCTCCACCTCCTCAACAGGGTCCGCCACCTCCAGGACCTTTCCCTCCTCGGCCTCCAGGTCCCATTGGACCCCCTATGGCATTGGCTCCCCCTCCACACATGCCAGGCCCCCCACCAGGGGGACCACCACCAGCTCCTCATGTCAACCCCGCCTTTTTCCCTCCACCTGGCAACAACAGCATGCCCCCCAATGACAGCCGGGGACCCCCAGGACCAAACGACCCATACGGACGGCCACCACCGTATGAAAGAGGAGACTATGGCCCTGGAGGCAG GGAGATGGAGGCATCACGGACTCCTCTGAGCGAGGCAGAGTTTGAGGAGATTatgaacaggaacagagccatCTCCTCTAGCGCCATTTCTAGGGCTGTGTCTGATGCCAGTGCAG CTGATTATGGCAGTGCTATAGAGACCCTGGTGACCGCCATCAGTCTGATTAAGCAATCTAAAGTGTCAGCAGATGACCGCTGTAAAGTCCTCATCAGCTCCCTGCAGGACTGTCTCCATGGCATAGAGTCAAAAAGCTATGGCTCTGCCTCCAG GCGAGAGCGCTCCAGGGAACGTGACCACAGCCGCTCTAGGGAAAAAAGCAGACGTCACAAGTCCCGCAGTCGTGACCGCCACGAGGACTATTACAGAGAACGCAGCCGAGAGCGGGATCGTCATCGCGAAAGGGAccgagacagagacagggaaagagagagagagagggagtacCGACACCGCTAG
- the cpsf6 gene encoding cleavage and polyadenylation specificity factor subunit 6 isoform X1 — translation MADGVDHIDIYADVEEEFNQEADYPVHEQIDLYDDVISPSANNGDAPEDRDYLDALPAPGGTEGGKSAPPNVVYTYTGKRIALYIGNLTWWTTDEDLTEAIRSVGITDVLEIKFFENRANGQSKGFALVCVGSESSSRKLMELLSKRELHGQNPIVTPCNKQSLSQFEMQSRKSTQSGQMSGEGKAGPPGAGPRGGFPMGGRGRGRFPGPPGPGGDRFPGPVGPGGPPPHFPGSGMRPDLIRHQDGPLMDMSFNAFPPGGRSGSWCGRGAMQGPPRPPPGPPGPPGPPGPPPPGQGLPPPLAGPPNRGDRPPPPVLFPGQFGQPPMGPLPPGPPPPGYGPPPGPPPPQQGPPPPGPFPPRPPGPIGPPMALAPPPHMPGPPPGGPPPAPHVNPAFFPPPGNNSMPPNDSRGPPGPNDPYGRPPPYERGDYGPGGREMEASRTPLSEAEFEEIMNRNRAISSSAISRAVSDASAADYGSAIETLVTAISLIKQSKVSADDRCKVLISSLQDCLHGIESKSYGSASRRERSRERDHSRSREKSRRHKSRSRDRHEDYYRERSRERDRHRERDRDRDREREREREYRHR, via the exons ATGGCGGATGGTGTGGATCATATCGATATTTACGCCGACGTAGAGGAGGAATTTAACCAG GAAGCTGACTACCCAGTTCACGAGCAGATCGACCTTTATGATGATGTGATATCCCCATCGGCCAATAATGGTGATGCTCCAGAAGACCGTGACTACCTGGACGCGCTGCCTGCACCAGGTGGTACAGAGGGAGGGAAGAGTGCCCCGCCCAATGTGGTATATACCTACACAGGGAAAAGGATTGCCCTATACATAGGAAACCTTACGTGG TGGACGACAGATGAGGACCTAACGGAAGCCATCCGATCAGTAGGCATTACAGATGTGCTTGAGATCAAGTTCTTTGAAAACAGAGCCAATGGCCAATCCAAAGG GTTTGCTCTGGTGTGTGTGGGCTCAGAGTCATCATCCAGGAAATTAATGGAGCTGCTTTCAAAAAGGGAGCTCCATGGTCAGAATCCCATTGTCACGCCATGCAACAAGCAGTCCCTCAGCCAGTTTGAGATGCAGTCACGTAAAA GTACACAGTCAGGCCAGATGTCAGGGGAAGGGAAAGCTGGTCCCCCTGGAGCAGGCCCTCGTGGAGGTTTTCCCATGGGAGGTCGAGGCAGAGGCAGGTTCCCTGGTCCACCTGGACCTGGAGGAGACCGCTTCCCTGGGCCTGTTGGGCCTGGAGGGCCCCCACCACATTTCCCTG GCTCGGGAATGAGACCAGATCTGATTAGGCACCAAGATGGCCCTCTGATGGATATGAGTTTCAATGCCTTCCCGCCAGGGGGAAGGAGCGGGAGCTGGTGTGGCAGAG gtGCGATGCAGGGTCCCCCACGTCCCCCTCCTGGTCCACCTGGACCCCCTGGCCCTCCAGGACCTCCACCTCCTGGACAAGGCCTTCCTCCACCCCTTGCTGGTCCTCCAAATCGTGGTGACagacctcctcctcctgttctcttCCCTGGTCAGTTTGGCCAGCCACCCATGGGACCACTACCTCCTGGCCCCCCTCCTCCAGGTTATGGGCCTCCACCTGGTCCTCCACCTCCTCAACAGGGTCCGCCACCTCCAGGACCTTTCCCTCCTCGGCCTCCAGGTCCCATTGGACCCCCTATGGCATTGGCTCCCCCTCCACACATGCCAGGCCCCCCACCAGGGGGACCACCACCAGCTCCTCATGTCAACCCCGCCTTTTTCCCTCCACCTGGCAACAACAGCATGCCCCCCAATGACAGCCGGGGACCCCCAGGACCAAACGACCCATACGGACGGCCACCACCGTATGAAAGAGGAGACTATGGCCCTGGAGGCAG GGAGATGGAGGCATCACGGACTCCTCTGAGCGAGGCAGAGTTTGAGGAGATTatgaacaggaacagagccatCTCCTCTAGCGCCATTTCTAGGGCTGTGTCTGATGCCAGTGCAG CTGATTATGGCAGTGCTATAGAGACCCTGGTGACCGCCATCAGTCTGATTAAGCAATCTAAAGTGTCAGCAGATGACCGCTGTAAAGTCCTCATCAGCTCCCTGCAGGACTGTCTCCATGGCATAGAGTCAAAAAGCTATGGCTCTGCCTCCAG GCGAGAGCGCTCCAGGGAACGTGACCACAGCCGCTCTAGGGAAAAAAGCAGACGTCACAAGTCCCGCAGTCGTGACCGCCACGAGGACTATTACAGAGAACGCAGCCGAGAGCGGGATCGTCATCGCGAAAGGGAccgagacagagacagggaaagagagagagagagggagtacCGACACCGCTAG
- the yeats4 gene encoding YEATS domain-containing protein 4 produces the protein MFKKMTEFGPDSGGRVKGVTIVKPIVFGNVARYFGKKREDDGHTHQWSVYVKPYRNEDMSAYVKKIQFKLHESYGNPLRVVTKPPYEITETGWGEFEIIIKIFFIDPNERPVTLYHLLKLFQSDSSAMPKKTVVSEFYDEMIFQDPTAMMQQLLTTSRQLTLGAYKHETEFSELEQRTKEKMEAAKKRTSQEITELKDKLKASRETINHLKAEIRKLEEDGDHKEH, from the exons ATGTTCAAAAAAATGACGGAATTTGGTCCAGATTCCGGGGGGCGAGTAAAG GGAGTGACTATTGTGAAGCCTATAGTGTTTGGGAACGTTGCCCGTTACTTTgggaagaagagagaggacgatggacacacacaccagtggtcTGTCTACGTGAAGCCTTACAGAAATGAG GATATGTCAGCTTACGTGAAAAAGATCCAGTTCAAGCTACACGAGAGTTATGGGAATCCACTGAGAG TGGTCACGAAACCCCCATATGAAATTACAGAGACAGGCTGGGGAGAGTTTGAGATCATCATCAAGATCTTCTTCATTGATCCAAATGAGAGACCT gTGACTCTGTACCATTTGTTGAAGCTGTTCCAGTCTGACTCCAGTGCCATGCCTAAGAAGACAGTTGTCTCAGAATTTTATGATGAAATG ATCTTCCAGGATCCCACAGCCATGATGCAGCAGCTACTAACCACATCAAGACAACTCACCCTGGGCGCATACAAACATGAGACTGAgt TCAGCGAGTTGGAGCAGAGGACCAAGGAAAaaatggaagcagcaaagaaaagaaCCAGCCAAGAGATCACAGAACTGAAAGACAAACTAAAAGCTAGCAGAGAAACCATAAACCACCTGAAGGCAGAGATTAGGAAGCTGGAGGAAGATGGAGATCACAAGGAGCACTGA